The sequence below is a genomic window from Anaerotignum faecicola.
CGGCTGTTTTCCAGCAGCGACTCCGAATACGTCATTCGAAGCTCTGTGAGAATCCCGCTGTGATCCAGACCAAAGTTTTCCTTCAAAAGGGGATTTACAGAATTCTTCTCCATGTATAAAGCTTTTGCCGTGTCCTGCGTGGTCAGAGGTTCCCGGTAATGGCCAAACAGATGGTTAAGGATCAGCAGCGCCCGCACGTCAATATGAGCCGCCTCGTTACCGCCTTCCGGAAGGACGGCCTTC
It includes:
- a CDS encoding AraC family transcriptional regulator, whose amino-acid sequence is MQYIARYVGYHSETSFYRSFKQVMGMTPQEYQKAVLPEGGNEAAHIDVRALLILNHLFGHYREPLTTQDTAKALYMEKNSVNPLLKENFGLDHSGILTELRMTYSESLLENSR